In a single window of the Pseudomonas sp. B21-015 genome:
- a CDS encoding helix-turn-helix domain-containing protein codes for MVKRTSMEGAECPVARSLDAIGDWWSLLIVRDAFDGLRRFGEFQRNLGMAKNILSARLRTLVAHGIFDLVPASDGSAYQEYVLTEKGKGLFPLIIGLRQWGEAFFYEAGEAHSRVVDRENGRPVRPLELRAEDGRLLGPQDCVRIPAE; via the coding sequence ATGGTTAAACGTACAAGCATGGAAGGCGCCGAGTGCCCGGTCGCCCGTTCACTGGACGCGATAGGGGATTGGTGGTCGCTATTGATCGTGCGCGATGCGTTCGATGGTCTGCGGCGATTTGGTGAGTTCCAGCGCAATCTGGGCATGGCCAAGAACATTCTCTCGGCGCGCCTGCGCACATTGGTGGCCCACGGGATTTTCGATCTGGTGCCGGCGTCGGACGGCAGTGCGTATCAGGAGTACGTGCTGACGGAGAAGGGCAAGGGTCTGTTTCCGTTGATCATCGGGTTGCGGCAGTGGGGCGAGGCGTTTTTCTATGAGGCGGGGGAGGCGCATTCGCGGGTGGTCGATCGTGAGAACGGTCGACCGGTGCGGCCGCTGGAATTGCGCGCCGAGGATGGGCGGTTGCTGGGGCCCCAGGATTGTGTGCGGATCCCGGCTGAGTAA